DNA sequence from the Parasphingorhabdus cellanae genome:
ATGGCAGAACCCGCCCGCGCGCTGGAAGTTAGTATCGGGAAGCCCAATGATTATGGCAGCCTTCCCGATCAGGACTTGCCGGCGGTCGAGCTGGCGCCTGATGATCCGGCGACGATTTTTTACACCAGCGGCACGACCGGCCAGCCCAAGGGCGCGCTGGGGTCCCATCGCAATCTGACCACCAATGCTATATCGGTCGGTTATTCTGGCGCTGCGGCAGCCTTGCGCCGGGGCCATGAGGTTCCGGAACCGACCGTTCGGGTTGGCCTCACCGTTGTGCCGATGTTCCATTGTACCGCTTGCTCCGCGATCATGATGCCGACCGTCCAAGGGGGGCATAAGATGGTCTTCCTGCACAAGTGGGATACCGTGAAAGCGATGGAGATTATCGAGCGGGAAAAGGTCAACGCCACCGGCGGTGTGCCGTTTATTGCCTGGCAGTTGATCGAACATCCCGAGCGGGATCAATATGATCTGAGTTCCATCGATGCGATCAGCTATGGTGGCGCGCCGTCCGCGCCCGAATTGGCGCGCAAAATCTATGAAGTCTTTGGCGCGCTTCCCGGCAATGGCTGGGGCATGACCGAAACCATGGCGACGGTGACATCGCATAGCGCCGAGGATTATCTTAATCGCCCGACAAGCTGCGGCCCGCCGGTCGCTGCGGCAGACCTGAAAGTCATGAGCGAGGATGGCGCCGACGAAATGCCGATCGGCGGTGTGGGGGAGCTTTGGGCACGCGGCCCGATGGTGGTGAAGGGCTATTGGAACCGGCCAGACGCAACCGCCGAAACCTTCGTCAATGGCTGGGTCCGCACCGGCGATCTGGCGCGACTGGATGACGAGGGTTTCTGCTATGTTGTTGACCGCGCGAAAGACATGATCATCCGCGGCGGGGAAAATATCTATTCGTCCGAGGTTGAGAATGTCCTCTATGATCATCCCGCGGTGATGGATGCTGCTCTAGTGGGTATCGAGCACAAGACATTGGGCGAGGAACCGGCGGCAATTGTGCATCTGGTTCAGGGGCAAACGGCCACGGAAGCGGAATTGCAGGAGTGGGTGCAGGCCCGTCTCGCAAATTTCAAAGTGCCGGTCAAAGTCCTGTTCAGTACCGACAGCCTGCCGCGCAATGCCAATGGCAAGATACTGAAACGCGATCTGAAATCGCTTTTCTAGCGTTTAGCTTTCCTGGGGCGTCAGTCGGATCAGGCCTTCCTGCACAGCTGACGCCACCAATTTGCCATCCTGCGTATAGAGAGCGCCGCGATTGAGGCCGCGGGTGTGGCCGGTCCAATCGCTGTCCATCACATAACAGATCCATTGATCCATTCTAAAGTCATCATGGAACCACATCGCATGATCAAGGCTGGTCGAGAATAGACCCGGCGTGGTCCAGTGCAGGCCATGAGGTATCATTGACGTGGAGAGCAATCCCATGTCGGACGCAAAGGCCAAAGTGGCGCGATGGATCAACGGATCATCCGGTAGCGGGGCTATGGTCTTGAACCATTGATACTGGCGCGCGTCTGCGCTTTTGCCTTCGGGTCGAAAGCTGCGCACATCAAAGGGTCGCGGCATGCTCATCCGTTCGATATGCTTGTCCGATACCTGCGGGTTACGGGCAATTTGCTCCATCGCGCTCATGCACTGGTCGGGCGGCATGACATCCGGCATGGATATCTGATGTTGCAGCCCGTCAGCTGGCTTTTGGAAGGAGGCCGTCAGGTTGAATATAACCTTCTCATTCTGCCGAACGACGACCCTGCGGTTGGAAATGCTGCGGCCGTCAAAGTCGCGATGCACCCGAAAATGCAGCGGCTTGGTTTCATCTCCGGCGCGCAGAAAATAGGAATGGAGCGAGTGAATATTCTTCTCGGCATCGACCGTATGATCCGCTGCGACAATGGCTTGCGCAATCACCTGACCACCAAAAATCCGCTCCCGTGCCGATGAATTGAGCGCCGGAAACACAAATTCGTCTTCACCGTCTGCCGTAAGATTAAAGGTGCGGAGCAATCCGGCTATCAGCTTCTCCGCAGGCACGGAGGAGCGATTGGCCAGAGCTTCCGAAAGCCGGCGTTCGACTTGTTCGTCCGTTAGTTGATCCAAAACTGCTTCTATTCCTTCAATATGCGTGTTGTCTCGAAAGTTCAGGGGTAGATCTCGAACAGGCCTGCTCCGCCCTGCCCGCCACCAATACACATGGTGACAACGCCCCATTTTGCACCGCGACGGCGACCTTCCTGCAACAAATGCCCGGCACAGCGCGCGCCGGTCATGCCAAAGGGGTGGCCAATCGAAATGGACCCGCCGTTGACGTTATATTTTTCCGGATCAATGCCCAGACGATCGCGGCTGTAGAGGCACTGGCTCGCAAAGGCTTCGTTGAGTTCCCAGATGTCGATATCATCGACGGTCAGACCTTGCCGCTCGAGCAGCTTCGGCACCGCAAAGACCGGACCAATGCCCATTTCATCCGGTTCACACCCGGCGACGGCCCAGGATACAAAACGGCCCAGTGGTTCCAGCCCGCGCCGTTCGGCCTCTTTGGCTTCCATCAACAAAACTGCAGCGGCACCGTCGGACAACTGGCTGGCATTACCAGCGGTAATATATTTGCCTTCGCCCATAACCGGCTGCAATTTGGCGAGACCTTCCAGGGTCGTGGTCGGACGATTGCACTCGTCCCGATCAACGGTGTAATCGACAATGCTCTCTTCCTTGGTTTCCTTGTCGACGACTTTCATCTTCGTCTGCATCGGCACGATTTCGTCGGCGAAAAGCCCGGCTTCTTGAGCCTTGGCCATACGCTGCTGCGATTGCAGGGAATATTCGTCCTGATATTCGCGGCTGACATTATAACGCTCCGCGACAATATCCGCGGTATCGATCATTGGCATGAAGATATCGGGTGCGATTTTCAGGATTTCGTTGTCGATGCTGCCTTCCGGCGCGCGCTGCCCTTGCATTGAAATGCTTTCCACGCCACCTGCTACAACGCAATCCGCACCGTCGCCGCGAATATGGTTGGCTGCCATGGCGATGGCCTGCATCCCAGACGAGCAGAAACGGTTGATCGTGGCACCAGCGGTGGATTTGGGCAGCCCGGCAAGAAGCGCGGCATTGCGGCCGATATTGGGCGCAGCATGGGCGACATTGCCCATCAGGCTGTCGTCGACAAAATCGCTTTCAACACCCGA
Encoded proteins:
- a CDS encoding class I adenylate-forming enzyme family protein — protein: MSAEAIDPLEKWTPPAGWPVRSRKDVDALLCAPGQPFEMEMVDIDGVSTRVWKNALPTLAAMAEHARGHGDSEFLIFADERVTYANWYRAVAALAVELQNIGVTKGDRVSLAMRNLPEWPVIFFAAASIGAIVVPLNAWWTDQELVFGLANSGASVLLCDAERWDRISPHRADLPDLHHVIVARSSGAMAEPARALEVSIGKPNDYGSLPDQDLPAVELAPDDPATIFYTSGTTGQPKGALGSHRNLTTNAISVGYSGAAAALRRGHEVPEPTVRVGLTVVPMFHCTACSAIMMPTVQGGHKMVFLHKWDTVKAMEIIEREKVNATGGVPFIAWQLIEHPERDQYDLSSIDAISYGGAPSAPELARKIYEVFGALPGNGWGMTETMATVTSHSAEDYLNRPTSCGPPVAAADLKVMSEDGADEMPIGGVGELWARGPMVVKGYWNRPDATAETFVNGWVRTGDLARLDDEGFCYVVDRAKDMIIRGGENIYSSEVENVLYDHPAVMDAALVGIEHKTLGEEPAAIVHLVQGQTATEAELQEWVQARLANFKVPVKVLFSTDSLPRNANGKILKRDLKSLF
- a CDS encoding thiolase family protein, with translation MREAVVVSYARTGLAKAGRGGFNITPPMTMAAHAIKHAVAKSGVESDFVDDSLMGNVAHAAPNIGRNAALLAGLPKSTAGATINRFCSSGMQAIAMAANHIRGDGADCVVAGGVESISMQGQRAPEGSIDNEILKIAPDIFMPMIDTADIVAERYNVSREYQDEYSLQSQQRMAKAQEAGLFADEIVPMQTKMKVVDKETKEESIVDYTVDRDECNRPTTTLEGLAKLQPVMGEGKYITAGNASQLSDGAAAVLLMEAKEAERRGLEPLGRFVSWAVAGCEPDEMGIGPVFAVPKLLERQGLTVDDIDIWELNEAFASQCLYSRDRLGIDPEKYNVNGGSISIGHPFGMTGARCAGHLLQEGRRRGAKWGVVTMCIGGGQGGAGLFEIYP
- a CDS encoding acyl-CoA thioesterase, with the translated sequence MDQLTDEQVERRLSEALANRSSVPAEKLIAGLLRTFNLTADGEDEFVFPALNSSARERIFGGQVIAQAIVAADHTVDAEKNIHSLHSYFLRAGDETKPLHFRVHRDFDGRSISNRRVVVRQNEKVIFNLTASFQKPADGLQHQISMPDVMPPDQCMSAMEQIARNPQVSDKHIERMSMPRPFDVRSFRPEGKSADARQYQWFKTIAPLPDDPLIHRATLAFASDMGLLSTSMIPHGLHWTTPGLFSTSLDHAMWFHDDFRMDQWICYVMDSDWTGHTRGLNRGALYTQDGKLVASAVQEGLIRLTPQES